GAAGAATGATCAAAATAGACATGCATGCTGATTTGCCATAGCAGAAACTGAATCCTTATGTGAGTCCAAAAACTTTGCCATACAAATTAAATGGACACCTCATGCTAACTTGACTATTTTGAGCCATAGCAGGGGAGCTGAGACATGCAATACATGCAGAGTAGCCTATTGCAAATTGCACTAATATGACACTAATCTAAACAGAAACATACATTATTTTGTATATGTTACAGAAAAAAAAGATGTGAAGTAACATGTCTAAAAGAGGATTGTTTGATTGCATTCTGGCACAAGGTAGTGAATATTACCGATGATCCAGGTTCAACACTGAGTAAAATCTCTTTCTTTCCTGCTTGATCAGAAGATTTTGAACCCTTTGTGTCACCCTAAAAGATGTTGGAAAAAGAATAGATAATTCAGTCAACCGTCATGCCAAAAGATGATAAATTACAAATACTCAAAAAGATAAGCAACTGCAAAGGTTACCTCAGTCTTGAATGCCATCAAGGATCATCAACAGTCAACGTTCGTTTTCCATGGCAAAAGCAAAAACAACCCATCAGCGTAGGAGAAAAATGATTTAAACAATTCAATTTTCTATAGGAAATGGTACATATGGAAGGCAATGCAAGACAACAAATGAATGAACTTACACAAACATATGCAACAGGTGACGCCGGCAATCACAAAGATTTATACTTTGGCCAAGGTGAAACTGAGTAATCTATTTGTTTTAGCAGTTTATTAATCACGATTCTGGCAACTTTGCAAACCAACATACATCTAGATGCTTTCATTTGGAAATAAAAACTGTTTTTAGCCGTGGTTAAACTGAGAATTCAATCCGTTCAGTAGTCTAATTGCAGATCTAACAATTTCACAATTATCATGCATCAAGATGCTTTCGGTTGGAAACAAGGACTATTTTAGTTATGTAAGCTCATATTTCTCACCTCATTGTTAATAGACAGGGTAGACCATAGACCTAAAGGCGTGTGCTTTGAGACCTTGATATCCAAGAAAGTTTATTCCACCAGCATATTATCTTGATGTTGACAACTCTATCCAGCCATTCATCAACACAATGCAGTTAAACCAACCCTATTATCCCGTGTGGGGGAAAAACACTAGAGTCAACCCTTGATGAGTACACACATCAACAGCCCTCTTTTGCATCTAATTAACGAGACACAAGCAATTCCCAACCCACAGAAACATCAGTATGCATAGTTACATCGcccttccttgccaatcagaAGCTCAAGTATAACTATGTGCACCCATAACAGGAAACAAACATAAATAGGGCTCCTAGTGCAAGTTAGAAATCCTAAAGACCCACATTGTGCCCTAGCAGTTCCACACATAACGAACACAACAGTAAACAGCCTGAGAGAAAAACGGGGAGATCTGATAGATACCTCCCGGTAGAGCTTGAGGTAGTGCTTGAGGGGCTCGACGTATTCCTCGAAGCCGAGCGTGCCCAAGGACCATATCAGATCGTCGCCGTTAATGGTCTTGCGCTTCTCCTTCATGCACTTGTCACTAGCTCTGCAGAAATCACGGACGACTCGATCAGAGGTGGCGCTTCGGAGGTTCGCATCTGGGATCATCGGACGGACAGTTTGGACCCGGATCGGATCAAAGGCGATCGGAACAACTCACTCGCTGGTGATGAAGCTGATGAACTCGGAGACGCACTCCTGGACGGACTCCTTGGCGTCCTTGGCGATCTTGCCGTTGTCCGGCACCCCGCGGCGCATGATGCGGCTGATGTTGGCGATCGGCAGGAACCGGTCCTGCTCCTTGCCTCcgaagctgccgccgccaccggcctccggcgcgccctccgcctccgacaTGCCGCTGGCCCGCCATGGTGGCGCCCGTGAGATGAGATCGAGACCCAAACGGCGCGAGGCGAGGGAGTGGAGGGAAGGgggaagagaaggggaaaagCTGCGGCAGTGGTTTACCTCTTGGTGGCGATGGAGACGGTCAGACGGACATGGGAAGATGGACGGAGATGGCGGAGGGGATCAGCGCCGTTGGTTGGGATGGGTGGGCGCGCGGGGAGgacgccaccggccgccggaTCTGGAGCCGTGTTTCAGGGGGAGTTGGTGGCGAGGATGGTGGCGCCGGTTACTCCGCCTTTTGTTTCCTCCTCCGTTTCCTTACTTTATTTTCCCTTTGCGTTTGGGCTTTCACGAACGATTAGATCCAAAAAAGGCCCAGTTCGTGTTAAAAAGAGGCCCGGTTGATTTGTGCTGCTGATTCATGTGTGCATTAAGGCCCATTCTAGCGGGCCTTTTGGACTGGGTGGGAATGAACCAGCTAGCTGGAGGGGAAATCCAAATGGGCCCATATTTTTGAAACTCAACTCACACGGACACAGCGCCATCGGTGACGTGTGCTCGGTTTGACGTCAGGATCGGGCGACATGAAGCCCATGCCGTCGACGGAGAAGGCATCGAGCGACGCTCCAGCGATCGCCATCGGCCGGGATCGCGCTGTCGAGAGGGTGCGGCGCAGGCAGGGAACCAGCTCCACCCCTGCTTCCTTGTTTCCCGACATACTCGTCATCAGATCAAGGTCGCAGAAGAAGATTTCGCCATCGCTTCAGAGCAGCAGGGCAGTTGGTGCCTGAAAACAACGCCGGATCGATGGACGATGGACTGAAAGACGATGTCGTGCCATACGGCTGCATATATGAGCGTGTAGATTACATATGATGCCAGTGGTCCGTGCTACACGCAGCCAGCAGCGACTGGAACAGCGACAGGTGCCGAGGATCTAACCGAACTCCACCGACGAACGAGCGAACGAACGAAGCATGCCCTTGCTCCGGGCGAGACAGGGCGCCGGCCACGCAGGTGTACTGTTCGTCAGGTAGACAAACCTAGCAGCCCATGTCGTGGTGCATGGGGCCTGCAGGCATCCGACCCGGGCC
This sequence is a window from Setaria italica strain Yugu1 chromosome III, Setaria_italica_v2.0, whole genome shotgun sequence. Protein-coding genes within it:
- the LOC101782383 gene encoding nuclear transcription factor Y subunit B-4, with the protein product MSEAEGAPEAGGGGSFGGKEQDRFLPIANISRIMRRGVPDNGKIAKDAKESVQECVSEFISFITSEASDKCMKEKRKTINGDDLIWSLGTLGFEEYVEPLKHYLKLYRETEGDTKGSKSSDQAGKKEILLSVEPGSSFDGL